The Brevibacillus humidisoli DNA segment CAGCCCCGCCAGTCCCACCGCTGCCGGAGCCGCTTACTCCTGTTCCCGCCGGACTGCTGCAGCCGATAGCCATCAACGCCAGCAGCATCGACAACACGGATGATACCCACTTTTTCATATCGTTTTCCCCCTTTGATCCATATGATTGCATGTCTTCACTTCTATAACCCTTAGCAAGTAGGATGCCAACCTGGACAAGGCGGGAAAAGAAAGCGCTCTCAAGATTGCGTAAGCTCATGCACTTCCTGCACCGGCAAAAAATGCCGAGATGAAGCGGAATATTTTGCCGCTTGATGCCATTGCTGTTTTCCGGATGAGTGAATACCTCTGCTGAGGGAGGCTAACGATTACCCGTTGGCTGCTGTGGGTCCATATAATGCTTTACCTTTTGCCGAAGACTTCGTTCACTGACCTGCAACACTTCTGCCGTTTTTTTTCGATGAAAACCGGATCGTTCCAGTGTATACAGCGTATAGCGGCGCTCCACCTCATGCAGTGGGAGGTCTGCCGGCAGAAACAGCCCCTCCTGCTGGGCAGCTGCCTGTAATGGTTCCGCTAGCCGTGTTGAGAGCGTGGGAGGCAGATCCTCTATTGTGATCACCTCAGACGGGGCGAGTGCGACCGCATATTCAACGATGTTGGCCAACTCCCGGACATTTCCAGGGTAGTTGTAGGCATACAGACGCTTTTTTACTTCGTTGTTGATCGTTTTTCGCTGCTTGTTCAGATTGATGGCAAAAAGGGCAAGAAAGTGCTCGATCAAGAGAGGGATGTCCTCCCTTCTCTCTCGAAGCGGCGGCAGGTGCAAGGGGATCACATTGAGCCGGTAAAACAAATCTTCGCGAAAGGTCCCCTTCCGAACCTCCTCCAGCAGGTTCCGATTGGTAGCTGCGATAAACCGGATATCTACCTCTTTTGGCTGTAGGGAGCCAAGCGGCGTGACCTGCCGATCTTCGATCACCCGCAGAATCTTCGCCTGCAGAGCAAGCGGCATTTCCCCGATCTCGTCGAGGAACAATGTGCCGCCATCCGTCGATTCCACCAACCCTTCTTTTCTTTTATAGGCGCCCGAAAAGGCTCCTTTTTCATAGCCAAACAGTTCGCTTTCCAAAAGATTTTCCGGTATGGCCGCACAGTTAATCACCGAAAACGGCCGGGCCTGCCGCTCTCCCTGGAAGTGGATCGCCCGTGCGACCAGTTCTTTCCCGGTTCCGCTCTCCCCGGTGATCAGAATGTTGGAATTGATCTGTTTGAGCCGTTCAATAAACTGAATCAGCCGCTGCATCGGCTGACTTTTGCCGATGAGGCCGGCGTAGGCGTGCTGCTGTCTGGCAGCATCACCAAACAGCTGCGCCTGTCGATGCAGCTGCCTGTACTCCGCTGCCTTGTGCAGCAACAACCGCACTTCTTCCAAGTTGAGCGGCTTGGTTATGTAATGATAGGCGCCCGCTTTCATCGCCTGTACCGATGATTCAATCGTGCCGTATGCCGTCATCATGATCACCGCCGCTTCAGGACGCCGTTCGATGATCTGCGGCAAAAGATCGAGGCCGCTAGTCCTCCCCAAGTTGAGATCAAGCAGCACCAGATCAATTGCCGTCTGCGTGAGGATCTCCAGGCTGGACCTCTCGTCTGTGGCAGTCCAGATCTGGTACTTATCATCAAGCGCAAATGAGAGGGAAGAGCAGATCGCTTGTTCGTCATCAATGATCAACAATTTTTTCTTCATACCGTGTCCTCCTTCGCTGTCTCATCGCATCGGCTCGACGTGTTCTGTAGAGCGTGTTGGACCCGGCGATAGCGAAAGCGGCGTGTCTGCGAACACCAACCGAAATGTCGTGCCTGTTCCGTCGCTGCGCTCTACTGTCAATTCTCCACCATGTTCACGCATAATCTTGCGTGAGAGGTGCAGACCCAACCCGATCCCTTGACTTTTGGTAGTGAAGAATGGCTGAAACAAGCGGGGCAAGTAGTCGCTGGCAATCCCCTCACCGGTGTCCGCAATCGTCAGCACCACCGCGCCCGACTCTGATCCAGCCCGGATCAGCAGCTGTTTTTGCGCAGTCTGCTCCATCGCCTCCAGTCCATTTACGACCAGATTGATCAGCACCTGCTTGATTCGCGCCCGGTCACAGCGTACCGTCAAATGAGGTGGTACTTCTACGGTGAGGAGTACCTGCTCATGATGCAGTCGTCTGGCAAACAGTCCAAGTACCCAATCGACCATCTCCCTCAGGTTTTCTGCCCGCGTCTGCATCGGTTGACTGCGGGCGTAGTCCAGCAGGTCTTCGACGATCCGATTGAGCCGCTCCACTTCAACCGGCACGTGTCGAATCAACTCGGCACGAAAGTGGGGATCGTCCAGCCTGCCCGGCAGCAGTTCAATAAACGTCTTAATCGCAGTCAAGGGATTGCGCAGCTCATGGGCAATTCCCGCCACCAGCTGGCCAAGCGCCCGCATTTTTTCCTGATCCACCAAACGCGCCTGCAAGTGTTTCTGCTCCGTTCGATCCTGCAGACTGACGATTCCCCCGATCACTTCACCCACGCTGCTGTAGAGAGGGGCGATGTAGTAGTGAAAAAAGCGGCTGCCGCCCTCCTGTCTCACCAACTCTCCGCGGAACAGCTGCTGGCGCTGCTCGATCGCCTCCTGGATCGGCAGCTCCGGCAGGTACTCGTCTACCCGTCTGCCCAAACACTCCTCCCCTATCCCGAGCAGGTGGGCGGTGATTTGATTGCGCAGCGTAATGCTGCCATCGAGGTTAAACGCGATGATGGCACTGTCCACGCTGTTTAGCACCTGGGACTGAAAGGCGAAACTGTCTGCCAAGGCTGTGGTCTGTCTTTTCACTTCATACTTCAGCCGCTTGTTCCAGAAGAAACCAAAAACCAGCACCAGTGCAATCAAGGCAGTGACAGCCAGCAGCAAGGTGACCAGTTTGCGCCACCAATCGGCGATATGTGCGGAATACGGTTCGAAGTAACGACTGTACAGCCGCCCATAGGTACCATCCTGAACCAACTGGGAGAGACCGCTGTTTAACTCCTGCAGCAGCCGGTAGTTTCCCTCGCGCACGGCGAAGGCGTAGTCCGCAGGATTGATCAGCCCCGAGCGGGTCTCGTACAAATCCTGTTCCCCCCTTTTTTCCAGGATCGATTGCGCTGTCCAGGGATTGCCGAGAAACGCTTCCGCCCTGCCGATATGTAGATAGTCGAGCGCATCTTGCTGACTAAACGCTACGAGCATTTTCACTCTTCTGACACTTTCCAGCAGATCGACGCCTACACTCGCCCGCTGTACGGCGACCACTCTCCCCTTCAAGTCATTCAAGTGGCGGATCGATTTGTCTTGCTTAGGGACCAGCAGTACCTCCGACATTGTAAAAAACGATTCGCTAAAGTCAAACAGCCTGTCCCGCGCGCTAGTGTATTTCATCCCCACAATAACATCCACATCTCCCGCCGCAAGTCGGGCAACTGCCTCTCCCCAATCAAGCGGGACGTACTCCAGCGCAAGGCCTCTTGTCTTGGCAATTTCATGGATCAATGCAATGGTAAACCCACCTGCCTCTCCGCTCTCGTCCACATAGGAAAAAGGCGGCAGCGAGTGGTCGTAGGCCACGCGAATTACCCCATCAGTCAGTGAACCGGTTCGGGCTGCGGCGGGACTGGACTGTCCCGCCAGCACGATCACAGCAAGCAGCGATAGTAGTCGTAACACGTCAGGGGCTCCCTTCTTTATCGGTAGTTGAGAGTGAACGCTATCCACACAGCGACCGATGCCAGTCTACAAGGTACCTCTCTTTTTTCGCTAGGATATGTTCTTCTGCCCCCACCCGCTAGCCTCCTTTCGCTGTTTGGCGCCGTTTCTGTGTATATTGGGAACTTTTGACCATGTACAAACCTGCTAGGATGATGTTCCCTCCCATGATCTGAGCCGCCTGGATGGTTTCACCGATGAAAAGCCAGGCGATGATGGATGCGACCAGAGGAGTAACATACATATACACCATTGTTTTGGTCGAACCGATCTTGCTGATGCCGACATACCAGGCCACCAGGCCATAGGCCGTCACCAGAATGGCGGAATACAGCAAAGAGGACCAGGTCGAGGCGGTCAGGGTCCCGGCAGCGGAGAGCAGATCGGAGAAAACAAGGGGGAAAAGGATCAATGCCCCGATCACGATCGACCATGTTGTGACACGCAGCGCTGAATAAGTCTTTAGCAGCGGTGTTGTGATAACCGGGTAGAGCCCCCAGGAAATGGCGGCAAGCAACCCCATGATATCCCCCAACATCTGCCCGTCGGGAGCTGACCCAGGGTCCCCCCTATGAATAATCACCATCGCTGCGCCACCAAAAGCGATCACGGAGCCGATCTGAACTCGCCAGGAAAAAGTCTCTTGCTTGGCCATGACGGAAAAAATCCCCGTAAAAACGGGGGACATAGCTATGAGAAGGGCCGCATTGGTGGCGGACGTATACTTGATGGACGCCATGAACAACGTTTGGTAGCAGATAACCCCAACGAGACTGACTACCACTAGCCTGATGAAATCCTTGCGGTCAATCTTTACACTTTTCTCGACCAAATAGGTGGCCAATAACAACAGCGGACCAGCGGCGACAAAGCGGATCGTATTAAACTGCAATGGGGACAGCTGCACCACTCCGTATTTGCCGATCGTATAATTGGCGCCCCAGATCAGCACAACACTCCAGAGCAGCCATTCGGTAAGCCATTTTTTCATCGGTCCCAAACACCCTAACGTCCGGTTATGATTTCTTCCCTGACCTCCCCGTCAGGTGCTGGACGAGTCTGAATCACTGCTTGATGCGGGTCCCCTCTCCGAACCACGGCAATCGGTGATTTCTCTAACCTGTCCTGCACCTGTAGGGTGCTGGGAACAAGGTCTGCCTGATACAGCCTCTGCAGCTGCGGAAGAGTAAAACCACTCAGCGCTGTCAGGAGGTGGTGCAAGTCCCGCTGGGCATCCGCAACCTCTGCTCCTTCAGCGGAGAGCAAGGCATGGATAGCAGGGATCCGCCCCAACAGATCAGGCCTTCTTGCCTGCAGATACTGCTCCAGGTTTTTCGCCCGCTCGGCAAACGGGGAAAAGACCATACAGACTAGATGTTCCTCGGTCAGACCATATACGTCTTCCGTATATCGACTGATCTTTGCCCGCATCTCCTGAATCGCTTCGTCATCCCGATAGCGATCCTTGGCGATCTCGATGAGATGTTCGGGGATATCTTTTTGTCTCATCAGTTGCAGGGCAAAGGCTACGTACTCCTCAATACCTTCCTTGTAGGTGCGGCCATACACCTGCTCCACTTTTAGCCCGCGCAGATGGGCCATCAAAGCAGGATTGGCACAGTCCGATTCCGTAAAACTGAAGGCCAACTCATCGAATTGAAATCCTAGAAACTGAACCAACAAATCCCAGTGGTCGCCTGCCCGGTAGGGAGTGTCTTCATAGATCGAAAAAAACAGCGGTTCTTTTTGAATCCCTTCATAAGCAACCCGGTGCATCTGCAGCTGTTCTTCATTGTCTCCGTGAATGTCTGCAAAATAATGTTGAGAAATGTCGTCAACCGAGCGCAGAAATGTTTTGAAATCTTTTCCCGCATGTTTGGGCAGGTGGAACGTAGAAACCAATCGCTTGATCCACCGCGCATAGGCTCGCTGTTCTTGGGGAGAATCTCCGGTGACGATAATGTCAGGGCCCTTTCCGTAAGAGAGAGCGACACCGAAGGAATTAACCATACTCAGGTTACAGGCATTGCAAAAAGTGGGGCGTGCGTCCCCTTGGCAGCGATGTCCGGTCATCAGCATATCGTTGCGGTTCGTCTCCCGAATCTGTTCCGGCAATGGCAGCATCCTATCAAATGCGGTTATGCGTTGGCCATCGATTACCAGCGTCTCGACATCGGGATCTTCATACAGGCGAAGCGCCTTGTAAACGCTATCAATGTTGTCCATCACAGCCTGCGGCATGCCCGCATGACGATTCGTCGCCACCTGCACTTTGAACGTGCATGAGTATTGTTCAAAAAGCAACAACTGAATCAAGCGGACAAAAGCAACCATATAGGAACTGTCTTTGCCGCCACCATACGCTACAAATACACCGTTGTTCATCAAATCACCCTTGTCCGGCAACACCTGGTGCAGTCGTTGTGCACATCGTGCGGCCCCCGCCATATTGGCCTCCCCCATATAGCGCTTCAACTGTTGGAGCAATTCCATCCGCATCTCCTTCACTTCTCTCATTTTTCTCCTTTTCCTCCTCTACGGTTCTCCAGCTCCGGGACAGGTAGGCAGTATGATCAGGTTCTGGGGAACTGGATCGAATCATAATGAAAATAAGTAATCCTCCATATGGCGGATTACATGGAAAACACAATTCCGCATTGTCCGCCTCCAGCCGTAAGACAAAATCTGGCCGGTTTTGTATCCGTTCCAGAGACAAAGAGACGGGAACTATATGATGGCATGAGCTGTTTGAGATCTCGTTAGAAAGGTTCGCGATGCTGATCACGCTGCTCACAGCATGAACGGCGCTTGCATAATGAGAGGATATTCGATGTGGTCTGTACATAACGTGTCCCAGGCATGACCCAAAATCACATGACCAAAGTCCACAGGTCGGCACGATCCGTACTGAAATGAAGGATGGTTGTTTCTAGAAAAATTGGCAATTCACATACTACAGCAAAACTTTGTTCCTGTAAATGGATTTTTTACATAAAAAACCCGGGTCATAGACCCGGGCCCAGCGCTTATCCTGTATGTTTGTGAGACGAACGCTTGGCATTCAGCATCCGTTCCAGATGGAGTTCCACATTCTGCTTCCACTCCGCAGCCTTGCTGGGAGGTATCAAGCCATCATTAGCCTTCTGATCGATCATCTCGACCAGAGAGGTTCTCATGGTCGTCTTGAGCTGCTCGGTCGGAACCTTTTTTTCCTCGGCTACTTCGGCGAGCGACTTTCCGCTTTCCAACTGTCGATTCAACTCATCAGGGGTCATTTTCAGAGTATCGGCCAACTGTGCCAGTCTGGCCCGTCTGTGCATTTTGCGTTCGGACCATTTCGCCTGCAGTCGTTTCTGGATGCCGCTTATTTGTCTTGCTTTCATCTCTTTGGCATCATCTGCTGACAGCTTTCCATCCGCCACGGCACGGTCGAGTCGTTTGCTTCGTTCCTTGGCGACCTCTTCCGTCAGACGGTCCAGGCTGACGCCTCGCTCTGCAGCAATCTCCGCCAGTGATTTATCCTGCTTCAACTGCTGCCGAAGCGATTGTTCATCCAGTTGCAAAAGCTTCAGCACGGCTGGCGAGTGGACCAAGTCAAGCCGATAGGAACGGGCTTTATGATGGCTGTGGGCTGCAGCGCCCCCTCCTTCATCTCGCTCAGCATGAAGCAAACCTGCGGGCATAATCAGCAGCGCGATAAGCAGTGCCAACACGCTCTTTCTCCAAGTGATCTGTCTGAGGTAATGGTTCATACACACCATCCTTTTTTCATGTATGATTTGCCACTGTTGGCAATCTCATGCATGATGTGTAAAAAAACCTTCTCAGACGTCTAAATAGGCCGTTGTCGCCAGAAGCGGCATCGGGCCAGGCAGGGTACGAAGGTATCGTGCCCTAACGCCGATTCTGCAGCTCTGCCAGCACATCGTCCAGCGGCAGTTTTTGTTCCCGCAGCAGCACCAACAGGTGGAACAACAGATCGGCCGCTTCGTAGCGGAGTTCTTCGTGGCTGCGATTCTTGGCGGCGATGATCACTTCGGCGGCCTCCTCGCCCACTTTTTTCAGGATCTTGTCCACCCCTTTGTCAAACAGGTAGGTGGTGTAAGAGCCTTCCGGACGTTCTGCTTCACGAGCGGCAATCAGCGTTTCCAGCTGATTGAGGATGGCAAAGCGATCATTTCCGGCAGCCGTTTTCGCAGTTGATCCGCTCTGTACCGGAATGGGTGTGTTGAAGCAACTGTATGCTCCTGTGTGGCAGCTCGGACCATTGGGAACAACTTGCACGATCAAGGCATCGCCGTCACAGTCGTAGCGGATCGACTGGACCCGCTGGGTATGGCCTGAGGTAGCTCCCTTGTGCCACAATTCCTGACGGGAACGGCTCCAAAACCAGGTCTCGCCTGTCTCTAACGTCTTTTCCAGCGATGTCCTATTCATATAGGCGAGCGTCAGGATTTCCTTGCTGACCGCATCCTGGACGATCGCCGGTATCAGTCCTTGCTCGGAAAACTTGAGCTCATCCCAAGGTATTGTGCTGGTCATGGGCGTATGGCAACTCCTCTCTCCAATAGATGTGATTTGACAGAGCCAAGCGATGTCTGCTCATAGTGAAAAATAGAAGCAGCCAGTGCTGCATCTGCTTTTCCTTGAGTCAATACATCTACAAAGTGATCAAGGCTGCCCGCGCCGCCGGAGGCAATGACCGGGATGGTGACGGCTTCTGAGACGGTGCGTGTCAACTCCAGGCCAAACCCGTTCTTTTCACCGTCATTATCCATACTGGTCAGCAGGATCTCACCTGCTCCCAACCGTTCCGCTTCAACTGCCCATTCCACCACATCGCGGCCAGTGGCATTGCGTCCGCCGTGCGTGTACACCTCCCACTTGTCCGCCCCCGTGCGTCGGGCATCGATCGCGACCACGATGCATTGGGTTCCAAACACCGTCGCCCCTTCGCGAATCAGCTCCGGACGAAGCACAGCGGCAGTATTGAGCGAGATTTTGTCTGCGCCAGCACGCAAAATCCGCTTCATGTCATCGACGCTGTTGATCCCGCCTCCAACAGTAAACGGGATGGTGATATGAGCGGCCGTCCGCTCGATCACCTCCACCATTGTTTTTCTCCCTTCATGAGAGGCGGAAATGTCCAGAAAAACCAGCTCGTCAGCGCCCTCTTGGCTGTATTTTTTCGCTAACTCGACCGGATCCCCGGCATCGCGCAGCCCGACGAACTGCACGCCTTTGACGACTCGACCATCTTTTACATCGAGACAAGGAATGATCCGCTTTGCCAGCATGCTACATGCCCTCCCCGGTCAGCCGGAGCGCTTCCGCCAACTTTACAGCTCCGGTGTAGAGCGCTTTTCCGACAATCGCTCCGCCAACCCCTTCATCTGTATAGCGGGCTAGTGCACGCAAGTCCTCAACCGTGCTGACGCCACCAGATGCAATCACCTGTTTGCCGCTCGATTGCGCCAACGACCGGATCGCTTCGATGTTGGGGCCGGTAAGTGTGCCGTCACGGGAGATGTCGGTATAAATAAACGTCTCCGCTCCCAACTGTGCCAGCTCAACTGCCAGCTGTTCCGCCTTGACGTCAGTCGTCGTCAGCCAGCCGCGAGTGGCGACCAATCCATCTCGGCAGTCCAGCCCGATCGCTATCTGTTTGCCGTATCGGGCCAAAACAGCCTCGGCAAAGGGGCGATTCTCAATCGCCGCCGTCCCCAGAATGACCCGGCTAACACCACCGTCCAAGTAGGCTGATACGTCCTGCTGCGTACGGATGCCGCCGCCGACCTGGACAGGCACACCTGCTTCCCTGGCAATCGTGCAGATCAAATCGATGTGGGCCGGTGTCCCCTGTTTGGCCCCGTCCAGGTCAACCAGATGCAGCCAGGTGGCCCCTTGTTCCACCCACTGCTTGGCCACATCAAGCGGCGATTCACCGTACACCGTCTCTTGTTCGTAATCGCCTTGGAACAGGCGGACACACTTGCCGCCGCGAATATCTATGGCCGGATAGATCGTAAAACTCATTGCAAGACCCCCTCACAAAGCTGGGCAAAGTTGCCCAGCAGCCGCATACCAGTCTCTCCACTTTTCTCAGGGTGAAACTGCATACCGTAGACACTTCCTCGACCCACGATTGCCGTCACGTCCTGATGGTAATCGGTGACGGCAAACAGGTGGTCGGGATTTTCCGGTTTCACGTGGTACGAGTGGACAAAGTAGACGTAGTCTCCACTGCTGACGCCTTGCAGCAGCGGATGATTATCCTTGTGCAGCGTCAGTTGGTTCCAGCCCATATGCGGCACTTTGTAGCCGCCAGAGAAACGGATCACGTCTCCAGGCAGCAGGTCAAGCCCCTGGTGAGAACCGTACTCCTCGCTTTGGCTGAAGAGCAGCTGCATCCCCAGGCAGATCCCGAGTAGCGGACGTCGGCTTGCGGCATACTCTCTCAACGGCTGTTCCAGTCCGGCCTGACGAATGTTATGCATCGCATCGCCAAATGCCCCAACCCCAGGCAGGATCAGTCCATCATACGAAGCGAGCTGGGCTGCCTCCGTGACAAACGCGTAACGATAGCCAAGCCGCTCCAGCGCCTTGCTCAGGCTGTATAGATTCCCCATCCCGTAATCGATGATGCCGATCATCTACAACAACCCCTTTGTAGAAGGAACGCCTTTGACGCGGGCATCAAACGAGGTCGCCTCATCCAAGGCGCGTCCCAGTGCTTTGAAGATCGCCTCGATCATATGATGGGTATTCTGGCCGTAGTGCAAAATCACATGCAGGTTCATGCGCGCCTCCAAAGCCAGTTTCCAGAGGAATTCATGGACCAACTCCGTTGGAAACTGACCCACTTGCTGCGACGGATAAGCCGCTCGGTACTCCAGATGGGGGCGATTGCTGAGGTCGATGACCACTTGGGCAAGCGACTCATCCATCGGCACAAACGCATTGCCATAACGCCTGATCCCTTTTTTATCCCCCAGCGCTTCCTGCAAGGCTTGGCCGAGGCAGATGCCGATATCTTCCACGGTGTGGTGGTAGTCCACCTCAATATCGCCCTTTGCCTGAACCGATAGGTCGAAGTGACCGTGCCGTGCAAACAGATCCAGCATGTGATTGAGAAACGGCACTTCCGTCTGCAGGGAGACATCCCCCTGCCCGTCAATTGCAAACGAAAGGGAAATGTCTGTCTCACCTGTTTTGCGCTCTACGCGCCCAATACGCTTGTTTCCTTCCATCTCGCTCACTCCATCTGACTCAAAGTTTTTCCGGGTCGTTCCCGAGATCGTTTAACCGCTCTCCGATCGCACGGGCATGGGCGGTCAGCCCTTCCTGTTCGGCGATGGCCATGATTTTTGCACCGTTTGCCTGCAGATCGCGTTTGCTGTATGAGATCACACTCGTTTTCTTGACGAAATCGTCTACTGACAGCGGCGAGGAAAAGCGGGCCGTGCCGTTCGTCGGCAGCACGTGGTTGGTTCCTGCAAAATAGTCCCCAACCGGTTCCGAACTGTATTCACCGAGAAAAACCGCACCGGCATTCTCCACTTTGCCCAGGTGAGCAAACGGGTCATCCATCATCAGTTCCAGATGTTCCGGTGCCAGTCGATTGACGACAGCAAACCCCTCTTCCAGGTCGCTGACGACACAGATGGCACCGTGGTTGGCGAGCGAAGCAGCCGCTATCTCACGGCGCGGCAGCTCCGCCAGTTGGCGCTGCACCTCTGCCTGGACCGCTTCCGCGAGTGAGCGGGAAGGTGTGACCAGCACGGCAGAAGCCAGCGGATCATGCTCCGCCTGCGAGAGCAGGTCGGCGGCGATGTAACGCGGGTTGGCCTGTTCGTCTGCCAGAACGACGATCTCGCTCGGTCCTGCCACCATGTCGATATCGACCAGTCCGAATACTTCCCGCTTGGCGAGCGCCACATAGATGTTGCCCGGGCCGACAATCTTATCGACAGCTGGGATTTGCTCAGTACCGTACGTTAACGCGCCGATCGCCTGCGCACCCCCCACTTTGTAAATCTCCGTCACCCCGGCAATCCGTGCCGCAGTGAGAATCACCGGATTGAGCCGGCCATCCTCTCCGGGAGGAGATACCATCACAATCTCTTTTACACCTGCTACCTGTGCTGTGACACCCGTCATCAGCACCGACGAGGGGTAAGCAGCGAGACCTCCCGGAACGTACAGACCGACCCGCTTCAACGGGCGGATCAGTTGCCCCAGCATCGTGCCGCTCTCCTTGCTGGTAAACCACGATTGATGGATTTGGCGTCGATGATAGTCGCGGATATTGTCTGCCGCCTCCCGCAGCGCCTGTACCACAGCAGGATCTACTTGTGTTTCCGCCTCTGCCCATTCCGCTTCACGAACGGAAAAATCCTGCAGTCGCACACGATCAAATCTTTCTGTATAGAAACGGAGTGCCTCGTCTCCCTCCGCCTTCACTCTGCCCAGGATCTCGCGCACCGCCTCCTGCTGCTCCCGCGTACCGCTATCTACACTGCGACGGGTATCAAAGTTGGCGGCGTCAACCATCTTGATCATCTCTTTACTCCCCTCACATTTTCAAAAGAATTCCCGCTTACCGGAACGGTTAGGCCGGGGAATGACCGACAGAAATTTCTGTGCGATGTCATCCACCGCTTCACTTTTCATCCGGTAGCTGGCACGATTGGCGATCAACCGGGTCGTAATCTCACAAATATG contains these protein-coding regions:
- the hisF gene encoding imidazole glycerol phosphate synthase subunit HisF, whose amino-acid sequence is MLAKRIIPCLDVKDGRVVKGVQFVGLRDAGDPVELAKKYSQEGADELVFLDISASHEGRKTMVEVIERTAAHITIPFTVGGGINSVDDMKRILRAGADKISLNTAAVLRPELIREGATVFGTQCIVVAIDARRTGADKWEVYTHGGRNATGRDVVEWAVEAERLGAGEILLTSMDNDGEKNGFGLELTRTVSEAVTIPVIASGGAGSLDHFVDVLTQGKADAALAASIFHYEQTSLGSVKSHLLERGVAIRP
- a CDS encoding sigma-54-dependent transcriptional regulator, whose product is MKKKLLIIDDEQAICSSLSFALDDKYQIWTATDERSSLEILTQTAIDLVLLDLNLGRTSGLDLLPQIIERRPEAAVIMMTAYGTIESSVQAMKAGAYHYITKPLNLEEVRLLLHKAAEYRQLHRQAQLFGDAARQQHAYAGLIGKSQPMQRLIQFIERLKQINSNILITGESGTGKELVARAIHFQGERQARPFSVINCAAIPENLLESELFGYEKGAFSGAYKRKEGLVESTDGGTLFLDEIGEMPLALQAKILRVIEDRQVTPLGSLQPKEVDIRFIAATNRNLLEEVRKGTFREDLFYRLNVIPLHLPPLRERREDIPLLIEHFLALFAINLNKQRKTINNEVKKRLYAYNYPGNVRELANIVEYAVALAPSEVITIEDLPPTLSTRLAEPLQAAAQQEGLFLPADLPLHEVERRYTLYTLERSGFHRKKTAEVLQVSERSLRQKVKHYMDPQQPTGNR
- the hisB gene encoding imidazoleglycerol-phosphate dehydratase HisB, yielding MEGNKRIGRVERKTGETDISLSFAIDGQGDVSLQTEVPFLNHMLDLFARHGHFDLSVQAKGDIEVDYHHTVEDIGICLGQALQEALGDKKGIRRYGNAFVPMDESLAQVVIDLSNRPHLEYRAAYPSQQVGQFPTELVHEFLWKLALEARMNLHVILHYGQNTHHMIEAIFKALGRALDEATSFDARVKGVPSTKGLL
- a CDS encoding DMT family transporter, with protein sequence MKKWLTEWLLWSVVLIWGANYTIGKYGVVQLSPLQFNTIRFVAAGPLLLLATYLVEKSVKIDRKDFIRLVVVSLVGVICYQTLFMASIKYTSATNAALLIAMSPVFTGIFSVMAKQETFSWRVQIGSVIAFGGAAMVIIHRGDPGSAPDGQMLGDIMGLLAAISWGLYPVITTPLLKTYSALRVTTWSIVIGALILFPLVFSDLLSAAGTLTASTWSSLLYSAILVTAYGLVAWYVGISKIGSTKTMVYMYVTPLVASIIAWLFIGETIQAAQIMGGNIILAGLYMVKSSQYTQKRRQTAKGG
- the hisA gene encoding 1-(5-phosphoribosyl)-5-[(5-phosphoribosylamino)methylideneamino]imidazole-4-carboxamide isomerase; this translates as MSFTIYPAIDIRGGKCVRLFQGDYEQETVYGESPLDVAKQWVEQGATWLHLVDLDGAKQGTPAHIDLICTIAREAGVPVQVGGGIRTQQDVSAYLDGGVSRVILGTAAIENRPFAEAVLARYGKQIAIGLDCRDGLVATRGWLTTTDVKAEQLAVELAQLGAETFIYTDISRDGTLTGPNIEAIRSLAQSSGKQVIASGGVSTVEDLRALARYTDEGVGGAIVGKALYTGAVKLAEALRLTGEGM
- the hisIE gene encoding bifunctional phosphoribosyl-AMP cyclohydrolase/phosphoribosyl-ATP diphosphatase HisIE, which gives rise to MTSTIPWDELKFSEQGLIPAIVQDAVSKEILTLAYMNRTSLEKTLETGETWFWSRSRQELWHKGATSGHTQRVQSIRYDCDGDALIVQVVPNGPSCHTGAYSCFNTPIPVQSGSTAKTAAGNDRFAILNQLETLIAAREAERPEGSYTTYLFDKGVDKILKKVGEEAAEVIIAAKNRSHEELRYEAADLLFHLLVLLREQKLPLDDVLAELQNRR
- a CDS encoding transporter substrate-binding domain-containing protein; the encoded protein is MLRLLSLLAVIVLAGQSSPAAARTGSLTDGVIRVAYDHSLPPFSYVDESGEAGGFTIALIHEIAKTRGLALEYVPLDWGEAVARLAAGDVDVIVGMKYTSARDRLFDFSESFFTMSEVLLVPKQDKSIRHLNDLKGRVVAVQRASVGVDLLESVRRVKMLVAFSQQDALDYLHIGRAEAFLGNPWTAQSILEKRGEQDLYETRSGLINPADYAFAVREGNYRLLQELNSGLSQLVQDGTYGRLYSRYFEPYSAHIADWWRKLVTLLLAVTALIALVLVFGFFWNKRLKYEVKRQTTALADSFAFQSQVLNSVDSAIIAFNLDGSITLRNQITAHLLGIGEECLGRRVDEYLPELPIQEAIEQRQQLFRGELVRQEGGSRFFHYYIAPLYSSVGEVIGGIVSLQDRTEQKHLQARLVDQEKMRALGQLVAGIAHELRNPLTAIKTFIELLPGRLDDPHFRAELIRHVPVEVERLNRIVEDLLDYARSQPMQTRAENLREMVDWVLGLFARRLHHEQVLLTVEVPPHLTVRCDRARIKQVLINLVVNGLEAMEQTAQKQLLIRAGSESGAVVLTIADTGEGIASDYLPRLFQPFFTTKSQGIGLGLHLSRKIMREHGGELTVERSDGTGTTFRLVFADTPLSLSPGPTRSTEHVEPMR
- the hisH gene encoding imidazole glycerol phosphate synthase subunit HisH, whose translation is MIGIIDYGMGNLYSLSKALERLGYRYAFVTEAAQLASYDGLILPGVGAFGDAMHNIRQAGLEQPLREYAASRRPLLGICLGMQLLFSQSEEYGSHQGLDLLPGDVIRFSGGYKVPHMGWNQLTLHKDNHPLLQGVSSGDYVYFVHSYHVKPENPDHLFAVTDYHQDVTAIVGRGSVYGMQFHPEKSGETGMRLLGNFAQLCEGVLQ